GATTCACAAACCTTTTCCAATCGACCAGTGGTGTAGATTTCCAGGTCAAAGAACTGCGGTAGCTGCAGTAAGTTGGTCACCTTCTCAGCATCAACGGAGTACTGTGAGGATAAGATGGAGGGTGAGGGGAGCTACAACAAGAGACCTAGCATTGAGTAATACTGCATCATTCTGGCAGTCCCAGGGGTTGAGTTCTATATAGAAGCTGTGTACAGACTATAAAAAGTGACAGTCATGTACACAACTTGATAACTGACCTTGGCCAACAACAGAGGCAACGCCACAGCAAAGATCTCCGTGATTCTTGTCCGGTCATCCAGCTGGGTTTTCTTTTCTTTCGCTGTCAGGACCTAGGAGGATTTTCAGAAGAGCACAATCACATCACAATCATGAGAATGGCATACCtagaaaaacttccaaaaggactcATTTAAGGTAAAAAGGAGTTAGAGCACTCAACAAAAAAGGCAGAACCGTCAGTCACCTGTTAGCATCCTgtacaatggattaaagtgagcAAAAAGTAATCAATCTCTGGCTTTTTTTGTTGAGTGCTCCATCTCCTTTTAACCTCAAATTAGtacttttggaagtttttcttggtaagccatTCTCRTGATTTTTGTCATTGAAcacccctcctttcctttgtTTGCTAAAGCGCAACGGCCCACCTGAGCTCACATTACAATAATGTTATATGAAAGGTTTTTATAAAACCTCATATCTGAGTGAATGTTCAAACATGCCTTCTGAGAATAAAGCCTTGAGAGCTCACTAGTACTGGAGTTGACCGCTGAGAGGCTTACATTGGAAAATGCCAAGCAGCACTCACCCTCTTCCCAGTGCCTCTGCCCACTGGAGGGTGGCACTCACAGGCCTGGCGGATGGCACACAGCATGATCTCGATCAGGGCAGTCTCCTGGTGGTCTGTCAGGGCTGCACAGGACAAAACATGTTGAGacatgactgtgtgtatgtgtgtgtgtgtgtgtgtgtgtgtgtgtgtgtgtgtgtgtgtgtgttgctcctcCTTACCTTCCTCCCCTGGCATGGGCTCATCCAGCAGCAGGCTGATCATGCTCTCCCAGTCTTTGAGCAGCTCCCCTGCACACTCCCACAGGCTGTCCACCAGGTAGGCCCCGTGCTCATGGAGCTGCAAACGTTCAGAGGTTATCACAACTGAAACACgtcactagtcactttacccctacctatatgtacatagctacttcaactacctcgtacccctgcacattggcatgatactggtgctccctgtatatagccatgttattcactgtgtatttatttgtcGAGTCACTACTGTATCTCTATTTTTGTTATCATTAACTcttattgttgggaaagggccagtaagtaatcatttcacagttagtctacacatgttgtttacgAAACATAAcaatttaaaatgtgattttgatttgtgCCCCAAGTAGGTCACTTCAAACACAGACAGACTCTTCATGGAGCCTGAACACACCTcactctccaggaagaagaagaCGGTGGTCTTGATGAGGTTCCCGTTGAGGCTCTGCCTGCCCCTCCTGGGcatcccttcctcctctggaCCTCGATGGCTGAAGAGCCTATGGACATGGCAACATTGAGGTAAGGTTAAATGCAGCTGGATAattccaaaaatatatatctgtTTCTCAGCCTTAAGGCATTACCAACCCAAATAGGTCTTTAATCACAATTTCATAGGAGTATTTTTCAGCTTCCACCACAGCTTTAGAGAGCCTGTGTGAGACCTACTTCTTATAGAGGAATTCTCCTGCAGCCACAGCCACAGGTCGATGGGCAGAGTAGACCAGATGGTAGACACTCTCACAGTCCTCTGCTGTCAGGACCTCATCACTGCTACTGCAAGGTgacaac
This genomic stretch from Salvelinus sp. IW2-2015 unplaced genomic scaffold, ASM291031v2 Un_scaffold11888, whole genome shotgun sequence harbors:
- the LOC112080118 gene encoding cohesin subunit SA-2-like, which gives rise to MQMHDKQGEVRLRCLTALQGLYYNRELNTRLELFTSRFKDRIVSMALDKEYDVAVQAIKLLTLVLHSSDEVLTAEDCESVYHLVYSAHRPVAVAAGEFLYKKLFSHRGPEEEGMPRRGRQSLNGNLIKTTVFFFLESELHEHGAYLVDSLWECAGELLKDWESMISLLLDEPMPGEEALTDHQETALIEIMLCAIRQACECHPPVGRGTGKRVLTAKEKKTQLDDRTRITEIFAVALPLLLAKYSVDAEKVTNLLQLPQFFDLEIYTTGRLEK